Proteins encoded together in one Chitinophaga sp. LS1 window:
- a CDS encoding outer membrane beta-barrel protein, with protein sequence MILYCFHKPSRTLSIDVSLNSSQTKNDSTSNTLTTFLSEIPAEVRMDQRNETKATTTTINPVVSYTEPLGHNQAMELNYKFRYNNSDVNSQVFRLNNDSHLYDLPDSLQTNHFNNLYQTHQLMLNYRLNNNKWHVVAGIGVERDRIKGSNITRDSLVYAKYYSMTPSVNATWGLSAMQRLQFSYTGMPLALSVEQLQPVQSTVDSLFIQKGNPHLVQPYMHNANLTYTFTLRSERMFSIIMNLGSVRNAIQYAISQLPSGAQVSTPVNLNGTYNGSASISYSFPMKTMKSSLNMLTSFNYQHTPVLLNDVKSSTKSSGIGESISWQGHIAEQFDYYISSMTNFFKVHYDMVSTNYLTEQLTANARYYYNDWMFDLNLYYVFNNNLAPGYKRGIPLISPAVSRRVFKNHAGEVKLSANDLLEQNLNVSRITTANTIRDTRTSVRQRYVMVSFTYNFRSFKGK encoded by the coding sequence ATGATTTTGTACTGTTTCCATAAGCCTTCCAGAACGCTTTCTATTGATGTATCGCTCAATTCAAGTCAAACGAAGAATGATAGCACCAGCAACACGCTCACTACCTTTCTATCCGAAATACCTGCTGAGGTTCGCATGGATCAGCGAAATGAAACAAAGGCGACCACTACTACCATCAATCCTGTTGTTTCCTATACTGAGCCTTTAGGTCATAACCAGGCGATGGAGCTCAATTATAAATTCAGATACAACAATAGCGATGTGAACAGCCAGGTGTTCCGTCTGAATAATGATTCACATTTGTATGACCTGCCAGATAGTCTTCAAACCAACCATTTTAATAACTTATACCAGACCCACCAGCTTATGCTGAATTATCGTTTAAATAATAACAAGTGGCATGTTGTAGCGGGTATTGGAGTAGAAAGAGACAGGATAAAAGGAAGTAATATTACAAGGGATAGTCTTGTATATGCAAAGTATTACAGTATGACCCCCTCAGTCAATGCTACCTGGGGGCTTTCTGCCATGCAAAGGCTGCAGTTTAGTTATACTGGTATGCCCCTCGCACTCTCTGTAGAACAATTACAACCTGTTCAATCGACTGTAGATTCCCTGTTTATCCAGAAGGGTAATCCGCATCTTGTACAGCCCTATATGCACAATGCCAATCTTACATATACATTTACTTTAAGGTCAGAGCGGATGTTCTCCATTATAATGAATTTGGGGAGTGTAAGGAATGCCATTCAGTATGCGATTTCCCAGCTACCTTCCGGAGCCCAGGTAAGTACGCCAGTCAACCTGAATGGTACGTATAATGGCAGTGCCAGCATCAGTTATAGCTTCCCCATGAAGACCATGAAATCTTCTCTTAACATGTTAACTTCCTTCAACTACCAGCATACACCAGTCTTGCTCAATGATGTGAAAAGTAGTACAAAGTCATCAGGTATAGGTGAAAGTATTTCCTGGCAAGGCCATATTGCTGAACAGTTTGATTATTATATCAGCTCAATGACTAATTTCTTTAAAGTGCATTATGACATGGTAAGCACCAATTACCTCACAGAACAATTAACTGCTAATGCCCGGTATTATTACAATGATTGGATGTTCGATCTTAATCTTTACTATGTATTCAATAATAATCTGGCTCCAGGTTACAAAAGAGGTATCCCACTGATTTCTCCCGCTGTCAGCAGACGGGTGTTTAAAAATCATGCCGGAGAGGTAAAGCTGTCTGCTAATGACTTGTTGGAGCAGAATTTGAATGTGTCAAGGATTACCACGGCTAATACTATTAGGGACACAAGGACCAGTGTACGCCAGCGGTATGTAATGGTTAGTTTTACTTATAATTTCAGGAGTTTTAAAGGGAAATAA
- a CDS encoding BREX system ATP-binding domain-containing protein translates to MKLLSILDHYETTSLDQLSSDKVDEAISLRLPKSVIIQEITSALSSQSYISDKILYARPPAFAILNLILQSPSCMTEVDGFQAKVSEYIKELASRASQSKNSADKTPRLYVKILKRAWENDGLIDKSEANILDLVKSELGIWDREHFTLLHDPSILELWNIDQEYYAVRNSLLTTGIILTYENKYVIADEVALQIRKTFGMELMDEQYKRLLNNFNRDELAQVLDHYQQNVGGTKDIIIVRLLNTVIPPTEILNYFTLDRLRDLCRHINIQVTGTKNGLVASIIEYFDQDMDLHEQKSPEPAPNPEPEPREMAPDIYAKVLGYLTGQQLYDILYQNSFMTSGSKEEKIKRVLDCYKAERAILSLLRKEDLSQLCRKFGCNTSGSKQELVDRILDYNPTPSYTPLPSNPSIQNDKPIEAITQFSPNEITANTEVNLPSNWDEITNKFPHLAHDEKIVLAILKEAKSITEQDLSRIVTKHKLGWSLHKAHMAELIAKLKRDNKPFIQIKSVQNNNIYQWTSNEITDGQVLEKKSARDIIDALRHGVVPKTNLNLLMVGQQTARKHLSDILLEVSPTKSHFKFIRGQYGAGKTFLCSWLKEFAFDHEYAVSFINISHDQPLSDLPIFFSGMISGLRTPEKQESSALVDILESWLLNIQQKTAKIEGIDLSKGSDQDILTKAVEKSIEVEFANFNDIEPGFSQALRAFYDGKVTGNSELVSTAVAWIMGSRALSSQALRDIGVKGYLEANNVFPRMRAILEIISGARYKGLLLLVDELELVRKFPQARQRELALETLRLLIDEAGRNALPGCLLIFTGTDEFFEDDRFGLRSYEALADRVMTPLNFDNIVSMRQPIITLEALNSERLSHVIFKIRDLYSIAYSCDTTQFADDESIRRLIAEWTMFGGESIDRKPRPILREFIQMLDLCEENKGVSIAQFLKKPILDINTETVLN, encoded by the coding sequence ATGAAATTATTGAGCATCCTGGATCATTATGAGACCACCTCATTAGACCAACTCTCATCCGACAAAGTGGATGAAGCCATCAGCCTAAGGTTACCAAAGTCCGTTATTATTCAAGAGATTACCTCGGCATTAAGTTCCCAATCCTATATCTCGGATAAGATACTCTATGCTAGGCCACCCGCATTTGCCATTTTAAATCTCATCCTCCAGTCACCATCATGTATGACTGAAGTAGATGGATTTCAGGCAAAGGTCTCTGAATACATTAAGGAGCTTGCCAGTAGAGCATCTCAAAGCAAGAACTCCGCCGACAAAACCCCTAGGCTTTACGTAAAGATCCTAAAACGTGCCTGGGAAAATGATGGCCTGATTGACAAAAGTGAAGCAAACATCCTCGACCTGGTCAAATCTGAACTAGGCATCTGGGATCGGGAACACTTTACCTTACTGCATGATCCTTCGATTCTTGAACTATGGAATATAGACCAGGAATATTACGCTGTAAGGAACTCCCTGCTCACCACCGGCATCATTCTCACTTATGAAAATAAATACGTCATCGCAGATGAAGTCGCCCTACAGATCCGGAAAACTTTCGGCATGGAACTTATGGACGAACAATACAAACGCTTATTAAATAATTTCAATAGAGATGAGCTGGCGCAGGTGCTGGATCACTACCAGCAAAATGTAGGTGGAACAAAAGACATAATCATCGTTAGATTATTAAATACTGTCATTCCCCCTACTGAGATCCTGAATTACTTTACCCTGGATCGTCTCCGCGACCTCTGTAGGCATATTAATATCCAAGTTACAGGTACCAAAAATGGCCTTGTTGCAAGTATCATCGAATACTTCGATCAGGATATGGACCTCCATGAACAAAAAAGTCCAGAACCAGCCCCTAACCCAGAACCAGAACCCAGGGAAATGGCGCCTGACATCTATGCAAAAGTATTGGGCTACCTCACCGGCCAACAGCTATACGATATCCTCTATCAGAATTCATTCATGACCAGTGGATCAAAAGAGGAGAAGATCAAACGTGTGCTGGATTGCTACAAAGCGGAACGCGCTATCTTAAGCCTACTGCGCAAAGAAGACCTCAGCCAGCTCTGTCGCAAATTTGGATGTAATACCTCCGGCTCTAAGCAGGAACTGGTAGATCGTATTCTTGATTATAATCCAACACCCAGCTATACGCCACTGCCTAGTAATCCAAGCATTCAGAATGATAAGCCCATCGAGGCCATCACACAATTCTCTCCCAATGAGATCACAGCAAACACGGAAGTCAACCTACCATCAAACTGGGACGAGATCACCAATAAATTCCCACATCTCGCCCACGATGAAAAGATAGTCCTTGCTATCTTAAAAGAAGCGAAATCTATCACAGAGCAAGACCTCTCCAGAATAGTTACCAAACATAAACTGGGTTGGTCTCTCCACAAAGCTCATATGGCAGAGCTGATCGCAAAACTGAAAAGAGATAACAAACCTTTTATCCAGATCAAAAGCGTTCAAAATAATAATATCTACCAATGGACATCCAATGAGATCACTGATGGCCAGGTATTAGAAAAGAAATCTGCCAGGGATATTATTGATGCGTTAAGGCATGGTGTAGTACCCAAAACAAACCTGAACCTCCTCATGGTAGGTCAGCAAACCGCCAGAAAGCACCTCTCCGATATCCTGTTGGAAGTGAGCCCTACAAAATCTCACTTTAAATTTATCCGAGGACAATACGGTGCAGGCAAGACTTTCCTCTGCTCCTGGCTGAAGGAATTCGCTTTTGATCATGAATATGCTGTCTCTTTTATCAACATCAGCCATGATCAACCCTTATCTGACCTGCCCATTTTCTTTTCCGGCATGATCAGTGGCCTCCGCACACCAGAAAAGCAAGAATCAAGTGCATTAGTCGATATCCTGGAGTCTTGGTTACTGAACATCCAACAAAAAACAGCCAAGATAGAAGGGATAGACCTCTCCAAAGGTAGCGATCAGGATATACTCACCAAGGCCGTTGAAAAATCTATCGAAGTAGAATTCGCTAATTTCAACGATATAGAACCAGGATTTTCCCAGGCATTACGCGCTTTCTACGATGGTAAAGTCACTGGCAACTCCGAACTGGTATCCACTGCCGTAGCATGGATCATGGGTAGCAGAGCGCTCTCCTCCCAAGCCTTAAGAGATATTGGTGTAAAAGGATACTTGGAAGCAAATAACGTATTCCCTCGTATGCGCGCCATTTTAGAGATCATCAGTGGTGCCCGGTATAAAGGATTATTATTACTAGTAGACGAACTTGAACTGGTAAGAAAATTCCCACAAGCCCGTCAAAGAGAGCTGGCATTAGAAACCTTACGATTATTGATCGATGAAGCAGGCAGAAACGCACTCCCTGGTTGTCTTCTCATCTTCACCGGCACTGACGAGTTCTTCGAAGACGATCGTTTTGGCCTCAGAAGCTACGAAGCTTTAGCCGATCGCGTTATGACACCATTAAACTTCGACAATATAGTCAGCATGCGCCAGCCAATTATCACATTGGAAGCATTGAATTCAGAACGCCTGTCACATGTCATATTTAAGATCCGTGACCTCTATAGCATAGCTTATAGCTGCGATACTACTCAATTTGCAGACGACGAATCTATCCGCAGATTAATAGCTGAATGGACCATGTTTGGAGGAGAAAGTATTGATCGTAAGCCCCGGCCTATTTTAAGAGAATTTATCCAGATGCTAGATCTCTGTGAAGAAAATAAAGGTGTCAGCATCGCCCAATTCTTAAAAAAGCCGATTCTCGATATCAATACTGAAACTGTTCTTAACTAA
- a CDS encoding Crp/Fnr family transcriptional regulator, whose amino-acid sequence MEEIKEEQFRKGIHQFYPVSETDFQEIWSHCRIVKLKRNDFFLKEGQLCNKIAFINSGMIRHFYTTNANDVTRWVSMPGEFTSSLRSFLRQAFSIENLQAVADCELFVINKDSTDLLLKTNESFKGFWIRCLEYSYLTIEDRVYSLIEKSAEERFMWMVKNQPWFIQLVPVMYTASMLGITPRHLSRLRKKFKL is encoded by the coding sequence GTGGAAGAAATTAAAGAGGAACAATTCAGAAAAGGAATACATCAATTTTATCCGGTTAGTGAAACAGACTTTCAGGAAATATGGAGCCATTGCAGGATTGTAAAATTGAAACGAAATGATTTCTTTCTGAAGGAAGGGCAGTTGTGCAATAAGATCGCTTTTATTAATTCTGGCATGATCAGACACTTCTACACTACAAATGCCAACGATGTCACTCGCTGGGTATCGATGCCCGGAGAGTTCACCAGTTCACTTCGAAGTTTCCTCCGACAAGCCTTCTCTATTGAAAACCTTCAAGCAGTTGCAGACTGCGAACTGTTTGTCATAAACAAAGATTCGACAGACCTCTTATTGAAAACAAATGAAAGTTTTAAAGGCTTTTGGATCCGATGTTTGGAATATAGCTATTTAACTATAGAAGACAGGGTATATAGCCTTATTGAAAAGTCAGCCGAAGAGAGGTTCATGTGGATGGTGAAAAATCAGCCATGGTTTATTCAGTTGGTACCTGTTATGTATACCGCTTCAATGTTAGGGATTACTCCAAGGCACCTAAGCAGGTTGCGCAAAAAATTCAAACTTTAA
- a CDS encoding SDR family oxidoreductase: MQTRKKVIMITGASTGIGKATAIYFAEKGWQVAATMRTVKPENTFSHHPAIKKFQLDVTDNESIQKAIGDIINDLGIIDVLFNNAGYALAGAFEATKEEQVRKQFETNLFGVMNVTRSILPYFRKERSGIILNTTSSGGIITFPLYSIYNSTKWALEGFMEALQFEVKQFNITIKNIEPAAVKSDFTHNIDFITDSNYEQYSQVVQKNTLIGYRNAPGPEVVAKIVYKAATDNKKKLRYAGTPQAKFIFFLRKLLPLSSFNKMMARMMEKPVSA, translated from the coding sequence ATGCAAACAAGGAAAAAGGTCATAATGATCACCGGCGCCTCTACAGGAATAGGAAAAGCGACTGCTATTTATTTCGCAGAAAAAGGTTGGCAGGTGGCAGCAACGATGCGAACAGTAAAACCTGAAAATACATTTAGCCATCATCCAGCCATAAAAAAATTTCAACTCGATGTTACCGACAATGAGAGTATTCAAAAAGCGATCGGCGACATTATAAATGATCTGGGCATTATCGATGTCCTTTTCAATAATGCTGGCTATGCGCTTGCTGGAGCTTTTGAAGCAACCAAAGAGGAACAGGTCCGCAAGCAGTTTGAAACTAACCTATTCGGTGTCATGAACGTAACCCGATCGATATTACCGTATTTTAGAAAAGAAAGATCGGGCATTATTCTTAACACCACATCTTCCGGAGGAATTATTACATTTCCGCTTTATAGCATATATAACAGTACCAAGTGGGCTTTGGAAGGTTTTATGGAAGCCTTGCAATTCGAGGTAAAGCAATTCAATATCACGATCAAGAACATTGAACCCGCTGCGGTTAAAAGCGATTTCACGCACAATATAGACTTCATTACGGATAGCAACTACGAGCAATATTCACAAGTGGTACAAAAAAATACCTTAATTGGCTATCGGAATGCACCAGGTCCTGAAGTGGTGGCCAAAATTGTATATAAAGCAGCAACTGACAATAAGAAGAAATTAAGGTATGCAGGAACCCCACAAGCTAAATTTATATTTTTTCTGAGAAAATTGTTGCCGCTAAGCAGCTTTAATAAAATGATGGCCCGAATGATGGAAAAGCCTGTGTCAGCATAA
- a CDS encoding AraC family transcriptional regulator yields the protein MDNNLFLQHNILYACGYQKAQSSEHYFPEHALGIMLSGESYYFSNEGTFVMKKGTICLMRRNQLFKKLKKADQNGAPPSLISMFLDQKTLHQYAVENNIPKQSTYKDKALIDLTGDVFLKGFFDSLLPYINNPKKLTAKIAELKTLEAIELLLQTGDIFENFLFDFQEPHKIDLETYMNHNYKYNIPLLSFAKLTGRSLSTFKRDFTKIFDTTPEKWLQQKRLEQAHYLILQKKQRPSDVYLEVGFENLSHFSFAFKKVYGVTPTELS from the coding sequence ATGGACAACAATCTTTTTCTTCAACATAATATCCTGTATGCATGTGGTTATCAAAAAGCACAAAGTAGCGAACATTACTTTCCCGAGCACGCTTTAGGGATAATGTTATCAGGAGAATCGTATTATTTTTCAAACGAAGGGACATTTGTAATGAAAAAAGGTACGATATGCCTAATGCGAAGAAATCAATTATTCAAAAAGCTGAAAAAAGCAGATCAAAATGGCGCCCCCCCTTCGTTAATTTCTATGTTTCTTGACCAAAAAACTTTGCACCAATACGCAGTAGAAAATAATATCCCAAAACAAAGCACGTATAAAGATAAAGCTTTGATCGACCTGACAGGAGATGTGTTTTTAAAAGGTTTTTTTGATTCATTGTTGCCGTATATTAATAACCCGAAAAAACTTACTGCAAAAATTGCGGAACTTAAAACACTGGAAGCAATTGAGCTGTTGCTTCAAACAGGTGATATCTTTGAGAACTTTTTATTTGATTTTCAGGAACCACATAAGATAGATCTGGAGACGTATATGAATCACAATTATAAGTATAACATTCCCTTACTATCGTTTGCTAAACTAACCGGACGTAGCCTTTCTACGTTTAAAAGAGATTTTACAAAGATATTTGACACAACTCCCGAAAAGTGGTTGCAACAAAAGCGTTTGGAGCAAGCCCACTATCTAATCTTACAGAAAAAGCAACGCCCCTCAGATGTATATCTTGAAGTAGGGTTTGAAAATCTATCTCACTTTTCTTTTGCGTTTAAAAAAGTATATGGAGTGACACCAACGGAGTTATCATAA
- a CDS encoding DEAD/DEAH box helicase, translating into MSYAKLHPRLQDIVKDKKWNGLTDIQNAAFDPIFQGISCTIEAPTSGGKTEAVLFPLLTRISGKKKSGFKVLYIAPLKALLNDLDLRVSPYAEKCYLKGFKWHGDVSQTEKMKQMDNPADILLTTPESLEAILLRKPNKEDIFKHLETVVIDEAHYFALTERGSHLLSVLERISAFVPTPFQRIAVTATIGNPINLLLWLTGKKDTGQPISVKATKVKEKDFKIHFLMDDGLGFQDQLYNLLSNKKSIVFERSRTRTEETATSINERNQLTQSRFPVKVKTHHSSVSKRFREEAEYSIKKDSLDALNAIISTSTLELGIDIGHLEQVIQVGGLVSTGSFLQRVGRTGRRDGQSQFFRGLCFDSEGLLLLTGCMSLGLKSRAEAILFPTKAFHILAHQIICMCLQNNGVTVDQIWPILSKAYCFSGISKSQLDQLISFMVEENYLRIIDGSVILAGLKSEDEFLRANWKRLFAIFDTGPIYNVVDGKKIVGSLDSAFARSQQLPFIFVLGGQEWNAIKIDHEMQQILVEKNHTGVAPKWNSLGNIDVPFELAQEIGKLLSSKEPLPFLDPPALIAFEREREQYCYMKWSPGKWIMESTSEDSQVIHIWNFAGDKINRALKCVILSAFGEKPSYDYRGVSINLNKNQSASAIKESIYELLGRIRIMTDDEIISYMEKVVDPKWFSKFSECLPDRLARLTIIEKDLDLTGLIREVNVVAVDY; encoded by the coding sequence ATGTCGTACGCCAAACTTCATCCCAGACTACAAGATATTGTCAAGGATAAAAAGTGGAACGGTTTAACAGACATTCAAAATGCAGCTTTTGACCCTATTTTCCAGGGTATCAGCTGCACTATTGAAGCACCTACTTCCGGGGGAAAGACCGAAGCAGTGCTGTTTCCACTATTGACAAGAATATCAGGAAAGAAAAAAAGCGGGTTCAAGGTCCTTTATATCGCTCCACTAAAAGCATTATTAAATGACCTCGATCTACGCGTATCGCCCTATGCAGAGAAATGCTACTTAAAAGGCTTCAAATGGCATGGTGATGTAAGTCAGACGGAAAAAATGAAGCAGATGGATAATCCTGCTGATATCTTGTTGACTACACCAGAATCACTCGAAGCGATATTACTTCGTAAACCTAACAAGGAAGATATCTTCAAGCACCTGGAAACTGTCGTGATAGATGAAGCGCACTATTTTGCGCTCACAGAAAGAGGCTCTCACCTTTTATCAGTACTAGAAAGGATTAGTGCTTTTGTACCCACTCCCTTCCAGCGCATTGCTGTCACCGCCACCATCGGCAATCCTATTAACTTATTACTATGGCTCACAGGGAAGAAAGATACCGGACAACCCATCAGTGTAAAAGCTACTAAAGTAAAGGAGAAGGATTTCAAGATCCACTTTTTAATGGATGATGGGCTGGGTTTTCAAGACCAGTTATACAACCTCTTAAGTAATAAAAAATCAATCGTATTTGAGCGTTCCAGAACGCGTACGGAAGAAACAGCTACGAGTATCAATGAGCGGAATCAACTTACTCAATCCCGCTTCCCTGTAAAAGTAAAAACACACCATTCTTCTGTGAGCAAAAGGTTCAGAGAAGAAGCGGAATATTCGATTAAGAAAGATTCACTGGACGCACTTAATGCGATCATTAGTACCTCTACATTGGAACTAGGGATAGATATTGGACATCTGGAGCAAGTCATCCAGGTAGGCGGTCTTGTAAGCACAGGTTCTTTTCTCCAACGTGTAGGCCGCACAGGGAGGCGAGATGGACAATCCCAATTCTTCCGGGGCTTATGCTTTGATAGCGAAGGATTATTGCTATTGACAGGCTGTATGAGCCTAGGATTAAAAAGTCGTGCCGAAGCTATTCTATTTCCAACGAAGGCTTTTCACATCCTAGCGCATCAGATCATCTGCATGTGTTTACAAAACAATGGCGTCACTGTAGATCAAATCTGGCCAATACTCTCGAAAGCCTATTGTTTCTCTGGTATCTCTAAGTCCCAACTAGACCAGCTCATCTCCTTCATGGTGGAGGAAAACTATCTCCGCATCATAGATGGCAGCGTGATACTAGCAGGCCTAAAAAGCGAAGATGAATTCCTGCGGGCAAATTGGAAACGTCTCTTCGCCATTTTCGATACCGGTCCTATTTATAATGTTGTCGATGGCAAGAAGATCGTAGGTTCTCTGGATTCTGCCTTTGCCCGCTCACAACAGCTCCCCTTCATCTTCGTCCTTGGTGGCCAAGAATGGAACGCTATCAAGATTGATCACGAGATGCAACAAATCCTCGTAGAAAAAAATCACACCGGTGTTGCGCCTAAATGGAATAGCCTAGGTAATATTGATGTACCATTCGAACTAGCCCAGGAAATAGGGAAATTACTCTCCAGCAAAGAACCTCTCCCATTTTTAGATCCACCTGCTCTAATAGCATTCGAGAGAGAACGTGAGCAATATTGCTATATGAAATGGAGCCCAGGTAAATGGATCATGGAATCTACATCTGAAGATTCCCAAGTTATTCACATCTGGAACTTTGCAGGAGATAAGATAAACCGGGCCTTGAAATGCGTTATCCTGTCTGCATTCGGGGAGAAACCAAGTTATGATTATAGAGGCGTCTCTATTAACCTTAATAAGAACCAAAGCGCTTCAGCCATAAAAGAAAGCATTTATGAATTGTTAGGCCGAATCCGAATAATGACGGATGATGAAATCATTAGTTATATGGAAAAGGTGGTAGATCCAAAATGGTTTTCTAAATTCTCAGAGTGCTTACCGGATAGGTTGGCACGATTGACTATTATCGAGAAAGATTTGGATTTAACGGGGTTGATAAGAGAAGTGAATGTAGTGGCTGTTGATTATTAA
- a CDS encoding helix-turn-helix transcriptional regulator → MHPLISLINNSDGKITPDDNFPQQFILSFYKISYKLNLQEKFKYGQHYYDFDEGGLFFVSPNQLTGTSEKNVDYTGFTLFIHPDFFLNYPIAKKIKQYGFFSYATTEMLHLSAQEEETIIAVANIIDIELNSRIDEYSQDVIISQIELLLNYANRFYKRQFITRKAVNNDLLQRMEELLDEYFINRKSISQGIPTVQYLSAALNLSPGYLSDMLRSLTGQNGQQHIHQKLIELAKEKLSTTSLSISEIAYELGFEHPQSFSTLFKAKTKLSPLEFRRTFK, encoded by the coding sequence TTGCACCCGTTAATTAGCCTAATCAATAACTCCGATGGAAAAATAACGCCTGACGATAATTTCCCTCAACAATTCATTTTATCATTTTACAAAATATCGTACAAACTAAATCTTCAGGAAAAATTTAAGTATGGTCAGCACTATTATGATTTTGATGAAGGTGGATTGTTTTTTGTTTCTCCGAATCAATTAACCGGAACAAGTGAAAAGAACGTAGACTATACCGGCTTTACTTTGTTCATTCATCCCGACTTCTTTTTAAATTATCCCATAGCGAAGAAAATCAAACAATATGGGTTCTTTTCCTATGCTACCACTGAAATGCTGCATCTTTCAGCGCAGGAAGAAGAAACCATCATCGCTGTTGCAAATATCATTGATATTGAGTTGAATAGCCGAATAGACGAGTATAGCCAGGACGTTATTATTTCACAAATTGAATTACTGCTGAATTACGCAAACCGGTTTTACAAACGCCAATTCATTACCCGCAAAGCGGTCAACAACGACCTGTTACAACGAATGGAAGAATTGTTGGACGAATATTTCATTAACAGGAAATCAATAAGCCAGGGAATACCTACTGTCCAATATCTATCTGCAGCGCTTAATTTATCACCAGGTTATTTAAGTGATATGTTGCGTTCGCTGACAGGACAAAATGGACAACAGCACATTCATCAAAAATTGATAGAGCTGGCGAAAGAGAAATTATCGACAACCAGTTTATCAATAAGCGAGATTGCATATGAATTGGGGTTTGAGCATCCGCAATCGTTTAGTACATTATTTAAAGCAAAGACTAAACTTTCTCCATTGGAATTTAGACGAACTTTTAAGTAA
- a CDS encoding HipA N-terminal domain-containing protein → MSKTARVYYNNILAGSLTEYDGGYKLLYHEDYLVDESAEPISLTLPLQKEVYHSFTLFAFIPTAMPRKSAVIGNDLYIVGCSDRIFGKTKIAVGKISVK, encoded by the coding sequence ATGAGTAAGACTGCAAGAGTATATTATAATAACATACTTGCTGGTTCACTAACAGAATATGATGGCGGCTATAAGCTTTTATACCATGAAGATTATTTGGTTGATGAATCGGCTGAACCAATAAGTTTAACCTTACCATTACAAAAAGAGGTTTATCACAGTTTTACATTGTTTGCTTTCATTCCTACGGCTATGCCAAGGAAAAGTGCGGTCATTGGTAATGATCTTTACATTGTAGGTTGTTCAGACAGGATATTTGGTAAGACAAAGATCGCGGTTGGAAAGATATCAGTGAAGTAA
- a CDS encoding oxidoreductase, which produces MKKTVLITGASAGIGKATAILLAQNGYNVYGAARRMEKMQDLVAYGIKPIALDVTQEESIQDGIIRILKEAGSIDILVNNAGFGLEGAIEDVAIDDARYQLEVNVFGAMRLAQLVLPKMRENKYGKIINISSVGGKIAFPLGGWYHASKFALEALSDSMRTEVREFGIDVIVVEPGATKSEWGTIATDNLMKTSGHTAYKDLAAKTHKVFTQLSNGIAEPIVIAKLVKKGIEAKNPKTRYAGTEMNARVLLILRKILSDKLMDRLIMSQIK; this is translated from the coding sequence ATGAAAAAAACAGTTTTAATTACAGGAGCTTCGGCTGGAATTGGAAAAGCAACGGCTATCTTACTGGCACAAAACGGCTACAATGTTTATGGTGCTGCACGCAGGATGGAAAAAATGCAGGATCTTGTAGCCTATGGCATTAAACCTATTGCATTAGACGTTACCCAGGAGGAAAGTATTCAGGATGGCATCATCCGGATTCTGAAAGAAGCGGGAAGCATTGATATTTTAGTAAACAATGCAGGCTTTGGTTTGGAAGGAGCAATAGAAGATGTAGCAATTGACGATGCACGCTATCAGCTGGAAGTAAATGTGTTTGGTGCAATGCGTTTGGCACAACTGGTATTACCGAAAATGCGTGAAAATAAATATGGTAAAATTATAAATATTTCATCTGTTGGAGGTAAAATTGCCTTTCCATTAGGTGGTTGGTACCATGCAAGCAAGTTCGCATTGGAAGCTTTAAGCGATAGTATGCGAACCGAAGTCAGGGAATTTGGTATAGATGTAATAGTTGTTGAACCAGGAGCTACTAAATCTGAATGGGGAACTATTGCAACGGATAATCTCATGAAAACATCCGGACATACAGCGTATAAAGATCTTGCAGCTAAAACGCATAAAGTATTTACCCAATTATCAAACGGTATAGCAGAACCAATAGTGATTGCAAAACTTGTTAAAAAGGGCATAGAGGCAAAAAATCCCAAAACCCGGTATGCAGGTACGGAAATGAACGCCAGGGTCTTATTGATTTTAAGAAAGATTTTATCCGATAAGCTGATGGATAGATTAATAATGAGCCAGATAAAATAA